In one Brevibacillus composti genomic region, the following are encoded:
- a CDS encoding carbon-nitrogen hydrolase family protein, which yields MKMRVSAVQYHLHTIHSFEEFAHQVEHYVKTAEEYETEYLLFPELFTTQLMSIGDEKGQALSIGDLPSFTDAYLDLFTTLAKRHRMHIIGGTHIIEEEGRLYNTAFLFYPDGRVGRQKKVHITPWEIKGWNMGAGNELQIFETDKGKIAMIICYDIEFPELVRMAKARGADVIFCPSCTDDRHAFHRVRYTSHARTIENQVYVVLTGTVGSLPTVDFMRANTAQAAVLTPNDIPFPPRGVLVEGEMNNDMIVTADLDLQLLYDVREKGSVTTWRDRRIDLYPDWK from the coding sequence ATGAAAATGCGCGTATCCGCCGTGCAGTACCATCTGCACACGATTCATAGCTTTGAGGAATTTGCCCATCAAGTCGAGCATTACGTCAAAACGGCAGAAGAGTACGAAACCGAGTACCTGCTGTTCCCAGAGCTGTTTACGACTCAGCTCATGTCGATTGGCGATGAAAAGGGACAGGCTCTCTCGATCGGCGATCTCCCGTCTTTTACCGACGCTTATCTCGACCTGTTCACGACGCTGGCGAAACGCCATCGGATGCATATCATCGGCGGGACGCACATCATCGAAGAAGAGGGACGGCTGTACAACACCGCCTTTCTGTTCTATCCGGACGGCCGGGTCGGCAGACAGAAGAAGGTCCATATTACGCCATGGGAAATCAAGGGCTGGAATATGGGCGCGGGCAATGAGCTGCAGATTTTTGAGACGGACAAAGGGAAAATCGCGATGATCATCTGCTATGACATCGAGTTTCCGGAGCTGGTGCGCATGGCCAAAGCTCGCGGCGCCGATGTGATTTTCTGTCCATCCTGCACGGATGACCGCCACGCCTTCCATCGGGTGCGCTATACCAGCCACGCCCGGACGATTGAAAATCAGGTATACGTCGTCCTGACCGGTACTGTAGGCTCGCTTCCGACCGTCGACTTTATGCGGGCCAATACCGCACAGGCAGCCGTCCTGACGCCCAATGACATTCCCTTCCCGCCGCGCGGGGTGCTGGTCGAAGGGGAAATGAACAACGACATGATCGTCACCGCCGATCTCGATCTTCAATTGCTATACGACGTGAGAGAAAAGGGCTCCGTCACGACCTGGCGCGACCGTCGGATCGACTTGTATCCCGACTGGAAATAA
- the cysT gene encoding sulfate ABC transporter permease subunit CysT yields MKKRISSRGILPGFGLTMGYTLIYLSLLVLIPLSILFLKTSSMTWEQFWTTVTDERVLVSFRVSFLTAFFAACVNAVFGVLVAWVLERYQFPGKRILDGIVDLPFALPTAVAGIALASIYSQNGWIGQIFAAWGIKIAYTPVGIFIALTFIGLPFVVRTVQPVLQDWDQQVEEAARTLGATRLQTFLRVIVPYLLPAIMTGFALAFARALGEYGSVVFISGNMPLQTEIVPLLIMTKLEQFDYLGATAIASVMLIASFLMLLLNNFLQWKTNKFDAAR; encoded by the coding sequence ATGAAAAAACGAATCAGTTCCAGAGGAATTTTGCCAGGCTTCGGCCTTACCATGGGGTATACCCTCATCTACCTGAGTCTGCTCGTATTGATCCCTTTGTCCATCCTGTTCCTGAAGACGTCGAGCATGACCTGGGAGCAGTTTTGGACGACGGTGACCGATGAGCGCGTGTTGGTATCCTTTCGCGTCAGCTTTCTGACCGCGTTTTTCGCCGCCTGCGTAAATGCCGTCTTTGGCGTACTGGTCGCTTGGGTGCTGGAGCGGTACCAATTTCCCGGCAAGCGGATTCTCGATGGCATCGTCGATCTCCCGTTTGCCTTGCCTACCGCCGTCGCCGGGATTGCTCTCGCTTCGATTTACTCGCAGAATGGCTGGATCGGGCAGATTTTCGCCGCATGGGGAATCAAGATTGCCTATACGCCTGTCGGCATTTTTATCGCCCTCACCTTTATCGGGCTCCCCTTTGTCGTCCGGACAGTTCAGCCGGTCCTGCAGGATTGGGATCAGCAGGTGGAGGAGGCGGCCCGGACGCTGGGTGCGACGAGGCTTCAAACCTTTTTGCGCGTCATCGTGCCCTACCTGCTGCCGGCGATCATGACCGGATTTGCCTTGGCATTCGCGAGAGCTTTGGGTGAGTATGGCTCCGTGGTCTTCATCTCCGGGAACATGCCGCTGCAAACCGAGATCGTCCCGCTGTTGATCATGACCAAGCTGGAGCAATTCGACTATCTCGGGGCGACCGCCATCGCATCGGTGATGCTTATTGCCTCTTTTCTCATGTTGCTGCTGAACAATTTCTTGCAGTGGAAAACGAATAAATTTGACGCTGCTCGCTAA
- a CDS encoding sulfate/molybdate ABC transporter ATP-binding protein, whose translation MSIEIRGISKTYGNFTALRNVDLDIPTGELVALLGPSGSGKTTLLRLIAGLEAADQGQVFFNGEDNTNRDVRERGVGFVFQHYALFRHMNIFENIAFGLKVRPRKVRLSKAEIKERVYSLLRLVQLDGLAHRYPSQLSGGQRQRVALARALAVEPKFLLLDEPFGALDAKVRQELRRWLRRLHEKLGLTIVFVTHDQEEALELADRVVVMNEGRVEQVGSPQEVYNAPANPFVYSFLGRVNFFRGRIDDGKVKLGEAEFKADWAAQAENLPAVGYVRPHDIEVSRVPQNSQSVLSELCYVYDLGSVVRLELKRKDTGEILEAELSRRNYDELSLRPADTLYVTLQHVAFYIDGQLIRG comes from the coding sequence ATGAGTATAGAGATCAGAGGAATCAGCAAGACGTACGGCAATTTTACCGCATTGCGAAACGTCGATCTGGACATTCCCACTGGAGAGCTCGTCGCTTTGCTCGGTCCGTCCGGATCAGGCAAGACTACGCTCCTGCGGCTGATTGCCGGGCTGGAAGCAGCCGATCAAGGACAGGTGTTTTTCAATGGCGAAGACAATACGAATCGGGATGTGCGAGAGCGCGGAGTCGGATTTGTCTTCCAGCATTACGCGCTGTTCAGGCATATGAATATTTTTGAAAACATCGCATTTGGTTTAAAGGTCCGGCCGCGAAAAGTCAGGCTCAGCAAGGCGGAGATCAAGGAACGAGTCTACTCGCTGCTTCGGCTGGTTCAGCTGGATGGACTCGCGCATCGCTACCCTTCGCAGCTCTCGGGAGGGCAGAGGCAGCGAGTCGCATTGGCCAGAGCGCTGGCGGTCGAACCCAAATTCCTGCTGCTGGATGAGCCGTTTGGCGCCCTGGACGCGAAAGTGCGTCAGGAACTGCGCCGCTGGCTGCGGCGGCTGCATGAAAAGCTGGGACTGACCATCGTCTTCGTCACCCATGACCAAGAGGAGGCGCTGGAGCTGGCGGATCGCGTGGTGGTCATGAACGAAGGGCGCGTCGAGCAGGTCGGCTCTCCGCAAGAAGTCTACAATGCACCGGCCAATCCTTTTGTCTACAGTTTTCTCGGACGCGTCAACTTCTTCCGCGGGCGGATCGACGACGGCAAGGTAAAGCTGGGCGAGGCCGAATTTAAGGCGGATTGGGCGGCGCAGGCGGAAAACCTGCCCGCTGTCGGTTACGTCCGTCCACATGACATCGAAGTGAGCCGCGTCCCGCAAAACTCCCAGTCTGTCTTGTCGGAGCTGTGTTATGTATACGATCTCGGTTCGGTGGTCAGACTGGAGCTGAAGCGTAAGGATACGGGAGAAATATTGGAAGCCGAGCTTAGTCGGCGCAACTATGACGAACTGTCCCTCAGGCCTGCCGATACGCTCTACGTCACCTTGCAGCATGTGGCCTTTTATATCGATGGCCAACTGATACGGGGATAA
- the cysW gene encoding sulfate ABC transporter permease subunit CysW → MTDTSEPGYIRWLLIGIALLFMGLFLIVPVIAVFAAAFSDGLDLFVQAITEEETRSAIKLTLLTAAISVPANVIFGVAAAWAIAKFSFRGKNILLTLIDLPFAVSPVISGLIFVLLFGSQGVLGPWLEAYDIKIIFAVPGIILATTFVTFPFVARELIPVMEAQGKDEEEAAISLGASGWQTFLKITLPNIKWGLLYGIILCNARAMGEFGAVSVVSGHIRGLTNTLPLHVEILYNEYQFVAAFAAATLLAVLALVTLVLKSLIEWKTERQQKEERAVSEVIGEARA, encoded by the coding sequence GTGACAGACACGAGCGAACCGGGTTACATTCGCTGGCTTTTGATCGGGATCGCGCTGCTGTTCATGGGACTGTTTCTGATCGTACCCGTGATCGCCGTTTTTGCCGCAGCGTTCAGTGATGGGCTGGATCTGTTCGTCCAGGCGATAACCGAAGAAGAGACGCGCTCGGCAATCAAACTGACCCTGCTCACGGCGGCGATCAGTGTTCCGGCGAATGTGATCTTTGGTGTGGCTGCCGCATGGGCCATCGCGAAGTTTTCCTTTCGCGGAAAAAATATCCTTTTGACGTTGATTGACCTGCCTTTTGCCGTCTCCCCCGTCATTTCCGGTTTGATTTTTGTGCTGCTTTTTGGCAGTCAGGGAGTGCTCGGTCCATGGCTCGAAGCATATGATATCAAGATCATCTTCGCAGTACCGGGCATCATTCTCGCGACGACCTTTGTCACCTTTCCCTTTGTCGCCCGAGAGTTGATTCCGGTCATGGAAGCGCAAGGGAAAGATGAGGAAGAAGCCGCAATCTCGCTCGGGGCCAGCGGTTGGCAAACGTTCCTGAAAATTACGCTGCCCAATATCAAGTGGGGCCTTCTCTACGGCATTATCCTGTGCAACGCGAGAGCGATGGGAGAATTCGGCGCGGTCTCGGTCGTCTCCGGCCATATCCGGGGATTAACCAATACACTGCCGCTGCATGTAGAGATTTTGTACAACGAGTATCAGTTCGTCGCGGCATTTGCTGCGGCTACCTTGTTGGCTGTGTTGGCGCTGGTGACTCTCGTCTTGAAGAGTCTGATCGAATGGAAGACGGAGCGTCAACAGAAAGAGGAGAGAGCGGTGTCAGAAGTCATCGGGGAGGCTCGCGCATGA
- a CDS encoding sulfate ABC transporter substrate-binding protein, with amino-acid sequence MTLILTMALVGCSTGAADPPSDGHTAAKVELLNVSYDPTREYYNEVNERFAAEWQKKTGQTVAIKQSHGGSGKQSRSVIDGLEADVVTLALAYDIDAIAARGYLPADWQSRLPDNSSPYTSTIVFLVRKGNPKQIKDWDDLIRDDVAVITPNPKTSGGARWNYLAAWGYAIKKYGGDEAKAQDFITKLFRNVPVLDSGARGATTTFVEREIGDVLIAWENEAYLAIHLLGKDKFEIVNPSLSILAEPPVTIVDKNVDKHQTREVATEYLKFLYTKEAQEIAAKHYYRPRSEEVRLAHQPPFPEIELFTIAELFGGWDKAQQVHFSDGGIFDQIYQPAKK; translated from the coding sequence ATGACGCTCATCCTGACTATGGCTCTGGTGGGGTGCTCGACGGGGGCTGCCGATCCTCCGTCGGACGGTCACACGGCCGCTAAGGTAGAACTGCTCAATGTCTCGTATGATCCGACGCGCGAATACTACAACGAAGTCAACGAGCGATTTGCGGCGGAATGGCAGAAAAAGACGGGTCAAACCGTTGCCATCAAGCAATCGCACGGCGGCTCGGGGAAACAGTCCCGCTCCGTCATCGACGGATTGGAGGCAGACGTCGTTACGCTAGCGCTCGCCTACGATATCGATGCGATTGCCGCGCGCGGGTATTTGCCGGCGGATTGGCAAAGCCGCTTGCCTGACAACAGTTCGCCTTACACCTCCACCATCGTGTTCTTGGTGCGCAAGGGGAATCCCAAACAAATTAAGGACTGGGATGATCTCATCCGGGATGACGTGGCCGTCATTACCCCGAACCCGAAGACATCGGGGGGTGCCAGGTGGAATTATCTGGCTGCCTGGGGATACGCGATCAAGAAATACGGGGGAGATGAGGCAAAAGCGCAGGATTTTATCACCAAGCTGTTTCGCAACGTACCCGTACTCGATTCCGGCGCACGCGGGGCAACGACCACCTTCGTCGAGAGGGAGATCGGAGACGTGCTGATCGCCTGGGAAAATGAAGCGTACTTGGCCATTCATCTACTCGGCAAAGACAAATTTGAGATCGTCAATCCCTCGCTCAGCATCCTGGCCGAACCGCCAGTCACGATCGTCGACAAAAATGTCGACAAGCACCAAACGCGTGAAGTCGCCACGGAATATCTGAAGTTCCTCTACACCAAGGAAGCGCAAGAGATTGCCGCCAAGCACTATTACCGGCCGCGCTCCGAAGAGGTCCGATTGGCGCATCAGCCGCCGTTTCCAGAGATAGAGCTCTTTACCATTGCAGAGCTTTTCGGGGGCTGGGACAAGGCACAGCAAGTTCATTTTTCTGATGGCGGCATCTTCGATCAGATCTATCAGCCCGCAAAGAAGTAA
- a CDS encoding ABC-F family ATP-binding cassette domain-containing protein, translating to MISTQNVTLRYGKRALFEDVTIKFTPGNCYGLIGANGAGKSTFLKILSGEIEPTSGQVSITPGERIAVLKQNHFEFDEFEVLKTVIMGHKRLYEIMEEKNALYMKEDFSEADGIRASQLEGEFEELNGWMAEADAAELLIGLGIPVETHNKLMKDLSGNEKVRVLLAQALFGNPHVLLLDEPTNHLDIESIRWLENFLADYENTVIVVSHDRHFLNKVCTHIADIDFGKIQLYVGNYDFWYESSQLALKMAREQNKKKEEKIKELQEFIARFSANASKSKQATSRKKLLDKISLEDIKPSSRRYPYINFKPEREAGKNLLIMEGLSKTIDGEKLFENLNLTINKGDKVAFVGPNELAKTTLFRILMGEVEADSGTFEWGVTTSRAYFPKDNSEYFDTTLSLVDWLRQYSKEQDETFIRSYLGRMLFSGDESLKKANVLSGGEKVRCMLAKMMLAQANVLIMDEPTNHLDLESITALNNGLIEFEGTLLFVSHDHQFVQTIANRIIEITPKGVIDKMITYDEYLESEEIKRLREEHYA from the coding sequence ATGATAAGCACACAAAATGTTACACTGCGCTATGGCAAACGCGCATTGTTTGAAGATGTCACCATCAAATTTACTCCTGGCAATTGCTACGGTTTGATCGGTGCGAACGGCGCCGGCAAATCGACATTTTTGAAGATCCTGTCCGGTGAAATTGAGCCCACCAGCGGTCAAGTGTCGATCACGCCCGGTGAGCGAATCGCTGTGTTGAAGCAAAACCACTTCGAATTTGACGAATTTGAGGTTCTCAAAACCGTGATCATGGGCCACAAGCGTCTCTATGAGATCATGGAAGAGAAAAATGCGCTATACATGAAAGAAGATTTCTCGGAAGCGGACGGCATCCGCGCCTCCCAACTGGAAGGCGAGTTCGAAGAGCTGAACGGCTGGATGGCGGAAGCAGATGCGGCAGAGCTGCTGATCGGTCTCGGCATTCCCGTAGAGACTCACAACAAACTGATGAAAGACCTGTCCGGGAACGAAAAGGTGCGCGTCCTTCTGGCGCAAGCCCTGTTTGGCAACCCGCATGTGCTGCTCTTGGACGAGCCGACGAACCACCTGGATATCGAGTCCATCCGCTGGTTGGAGAACTTTTTGGCCGATTATGAAAACACCGTCATCGTCGTATCCCATGACCGTCACTTCCTGAACAAGGTATGTACGCACATCGCGGATATCGACTTTGGCAAAATTCAGCTGTATGTCGGCAACTACGATTTCTGGTACGAGTCCAGCCAATTGGCCCTGAAAATGGCGCGCGAACAGAACAAGAAGAAGGAAGAAAAAATCAAGGAACTGCAGGAGTTTATCGCTCGCTTCAGCGCCAACGCGTCCAAGTCCAAGCAGGCCACCTCGCGGAAAAAGCTGCTGGATAAGATTTCGCTGGAAGACATCAAGCCGTCCAGCCGCCGCTATCCGTACATCAATTTCAAGCCGGAGCGGGAAGCAGGCAAAAACCTGCTGATCATGGAGGGCTTGAGCAAGACGATCGATGGCGAGAAGCTGTTCGAAAACCTCAATTTGACGATCAACAAGGGCGACAAGGTGGCATTTGTCGGGCCAAATGAATTGGCAAAAACCACGCTTTTCCGCATCCTGATGGGTGAAGTCGAGGCGGACAGTGGGACGTTTGAATGGGGCGTCACGACTTCACGGGCGTACTTCCCGAAAGACAACTCGGAGTACTTTGACACGACGCTGTCGCTGGTGGACTGGCTCCGTCAGTACTCCAAGGAGCAGGACGAGACCTTCATCCGCAGCTATCTCGGCCGCATGCTCTTCTCCGGCGACGAGTCTTTGAAAAAGGCGAATGTGCTCTCCGGGGGCGAAAAGGTGCGCTGCATGCTGGCAAAGATGATGCTGGCGCAGGCCAATGTGCTGATCATGGATGAACCGACGAACCACTTGGATCTGGAATCGATCACGGCGCTGAACAACGGCTTGATTGAATTTGAAGGCACCTTGCTATTCGTCTCCCATGACCATCAGTTCGTTCAGACCATTGCCAACCGGATCATCGAGATCACGCCGAAGGGCGTCATCGACAAGATGATCACGTACGACGAGTACCTGGAAAGCGAAGAAATCAAGCGTCTCCGCGAAGAACATTACGCATAA
- a CDS encoding M20 family metallo-hydrolase, protein MSMQTRHLEINAERLKTRIDTLAQIGKIGETGVCRLALSKEDRAGVDQVKSWMEEAGLAARIDQFGNLIGRLEGENPDAPVLMIGSHIDSQPYGGRFDGAIGVLGGLEALQTFREKGLRAKQPIEVVAFCDEEGSRFQKGLFGSRGILNRLEEGELERTDKNGVTRREALREFGCDPDRLHESVYPEGAIGAFLELHIEQGPILDQLEQPVGIVSGISGPLWWTVEFVGFAGHAGSVPMTMRKDALVGAAQVITALHEIAKTDPDAPTVGTVGHLQVFPDSRNIIPERARFTVDLRDIDLERRDEREKALRAAIEKAARDNGLTYTITEDTNSEPRYCADWIKGIMREESSALGLNPPELMSGPFHDALALSYVCDYGMIFVRCKDGISHNPQEFSTHDDIALGTELLYRTIVRMGADR, encoded by the coding sequence ATGAGCATGCAAACGAGGCACCTCGAAATTAATGCGGAACGGCTCAAAACGCGAATCGACACCCTCGCGCAAATCGGGAAAATCGGCGAGACGGGCGTTTGCCGGTTGGCACTGTCCAAGGAGGATCGTGCAGGAGTGGATCAGGTCAAGAGCTGGATGGAGGAAGCGGGTCTTGCGGCCAGGATCGACCAATTTGGCAATCTGATCGGGCGGCTCGAGGGGGAGAATCCGGACGCACCGGTGCTGATGATCGGCTCCCATATCGACTCCCAGCCTTACGGGGGACGATTCGACGGCGCCATCGGCGTGCTAGGCGGGTTGGAAGCGCTGCAAACCTTCCGTGAAAAAGGACTGCGCGCCAAACAGCCCATCGAGGTCGTGGCCTTTTGCGACGAGGAGGGCAGCCGGTTTCAGAAGGGTCTCTTCGGCTCGCGCGGGATATTAAATCGGCTCGAGGAGGGGGAGCTGGAGCGGACCGACAAAAACGGCGTCACCCGCAGAGAGGCTTTGCGCGAATTTGGCTGCGACCCGGATCGCCTGCACGAATCCGTCTACCCGGAGGGGGCGATCGGCGCGTTTTTGGAGCTGCATATCGAACAAGGACCGATCCTGGATCAGCTCGAGCAGCCAGTGGGCATCGTCAGCGGCATCTCCGGACCGCTGTGGTGGACCGTGGAATTTGTCGGCTTCGCGGGACATGCCGGCTCCGTGCCCATGACGATGAGGAAGGACGCGCTGGTCGGGGCGGCGCAAGTGATTACGGCGCTGCATGAGATTGCCAAAACGGATCCCGACGCCCCGACGGTCGGCACAGTCGGCCATCTGCAGGTGTTTCCCGACTCGCGCAACATCATTCCGGAGCGGGCGCGGTTCACCGTCGATCTCAGAGACATCGACCTAGAGCGGCGCGACGAGCGGGAAAAGGCGCTGCGGGCCGCTATCGAAAAGGCGGCCAGGGATAACGGACTGACCTACACGATTACCGAGGACACCAACAGCGAACCGCGTTATTGCGCGGATTGGATCAAAGGGATCATGCGAGAAGAGAGCAGCGCCCTCGGACTCAATCCTCCCGAACTGATGAGCGGTCCTTTTCACGATGCGCTGGCACTCTCCTATGTATGCGACTACGGCATGATTTTCGTTCGCTGCAAAGACGGCATCAGCCACAATCCGCAGGAGTTTTCTACGCACGACGATATCGCACTGGGGACAGAGCTGCTCTATCGCACGATCGTGAGAATGGGTGCGGACCGGTAG